Proteins from a genomic interval of Pseudomonas anuradhapurensis:
- a CDS encoding LysR substrate-binding domain-containing protein, protein MQDLNNLFYFARVVEAGGFAAAGRQLGIPKSRLSRRIAELEERLGTRLLQRTTRQLKLTAVGERYLHHCQAMLLEAEAADEAVASMSSEPRGRLRVSCPVALAHAFLPEVISRFLEQYPLVQLDMVLLNRRVDLISEGIDVALRVRDLGDEDPALVTRRLRQAQMQLVAAPGFADHIREPAELASLPVLGAAEADRLVHFRLFGPHGKQQEIALEPRLAIDDFVVRNAAVRAGLGFTALPSMFCEEELARGELVRLLPDWSLPGGYLQAVYPHRRGVLPAVRVWIDHLAASFEACGEQYV, encoded by the coding sequence ATGCAAGACCTCAACAACCTTTTCTATTTTGCCCGCGTAGTCGAGGCCGGCGGTTTCGCCGCAGCCGGTCGCCAACTGGGCATCCCCAAGTCGCGGCTGTCGCGGCGCATTGCCGAGCTGGAAGAACGCCTGGGCACTCGCCTGCTGCAGCGCACCACGCGGCAACTGAAGCTCACCGCCGTTGGCGAGCGCTACCTGCACCACTGCCAGGCCATGCTGCTTGAGGCCGAAGCCGCCGACGAAGCGGTGGCCAGCATGAGCAGCGAACCGCGTGGGCGCTTGCGGGTGTCCTGCCCGGTGGCGTTGGCCCATGCCTTTCTGCCGGAGGTGATCAGCCGCTTTCTTGAGCAATACCCGCTGGTGCAGCTGGACATGGTGCTGCTCAACCGCCGGGTCGACCTGATATCGGAAGGCATCGACGTGGCGCTGCGGGTGCGCGACCTGGGCGATGAAGACCCGGCCCTGGTGACCCGGCGCCTGCGCCAGGCGCAGATGCAACTGGTTGCCGCGCCAGGTTTCGCCGACCACATTCGCGAACCCGCTGAGTTGGCATCGTTACCAGTGCTGGGCGCTGCCGAAGCGGACCGACTGGTACACTTCCGCTTGTTCGGCCCGCACGGCAAACAGCAGGAAATCGCCTTGGAACCACGCCTGGCGATCGATGATTTCGTAGTACGTAATGCTGCTGTACGGGCAGGCCTCGGGTTCACCGCGCTGCCCAGCATGTTCTGCGAGGAAGAACTGGCACGCGGCGAACTGGTGCGCCTGCTGCCGGACTGGTCGTTACCGGGTGGCTACCTGCAGGCGGTATATCCGCACCGGCGTGGCGTGCTGCCTGCGGTACGGGTGTGGATCGACCACCTGGCCGCCTCGTTCGAGGCCTGTGGAGAACAGTATGTCTGA
- a CDS encoding FMN-dependent NADH-azoreductase, protein MKLLHIDSSILGDNSASRQLSREVVEAWKAADPSVEVVYRDLAADAIAHFSAATLVAAGTPEDVRDAAQAFEAKLSAETLEEFLAADAVVIGAPMYNFTVPTQLKAWIDRVAVAGKTFRYTEAGPEGLCGNKKVVLVSTAGGLHAGQPSGAGHEEFLKVFLGFIGITDLEIVRAHGLAYGPEQRSQAIDAAQAQIANELFAAA, encoded by the coding sequence ATGAAACTGTTGCACATCGATTCGAGCATCCTGGGCGACAATTCCGCCTCCCGCCAACTGAGCCGCGAAGTGGTCGAAGCCTGGAAAGCTGCCGACCCGAGCGTGGAGGTGGTGTACCGCGACTTGGCCGCTGACGCCATCGCCCACTTCTCTGCGGCCACCCTGGTAGCGGCGGGCACCCCGGAAGACGTGCGCGATGCAGCCCAGGCCTTCGAGGCCAAGCTCAGCGCAGAAACCCTGGAAGAGTTCCTGGCGGCGGATGCCGTGGTGATCGGCGCGCCGATGTACAACTTCACCGTGCCGACCCAGCTCAAGGCCTGGATCGACCGCGTGGCCGTCGCCGGCAAGACCTTCCGCTACACCGAAGCCGGCCCGGAAGGCCTGTGCGGCAACAAGAAAGTCGTGCTGGTGTCCACCGCCGGCGGCCTGCACGCTGGCCAGCCGAGCGGTGCCGGGCATGAGGAATTCCTCAAGGTGTTCCTGGGCTTCATCGGCATCACCGACCTGGAAATCGTCCGCGCCCATGGCCTGGCCTACGGCCCTGAGCAGCGCAGCCAGGCGATCGACGCTGCCCAGGCGCAAATTGCCAACGAGCTGTTTGCGGCTGCCTGA
- a CDS encoding purine-cytosine permease family protein, whose product MTSKPVFERRSIDYIPETERHGRVYSQFTLWLGANLQITAIVTGALAVVLGGDVFWSLIGLLLGQLIGGAVMALHAAQGPRLGLPQMISSRVQFGVYGAAIPMVLVCLMYLGFTATGTVLSGQAIGQLLDVSDSAGILVFASVIVLATLAGYRVIHWIGRVASVLGIIAFVYLFSRILMLADIGQLLDNRHFSWASFMLAVSLAASWQIAFGPYVADYSRYLPSSTSPGKTFLAAGLGSVIGAQASMVLGVFAVAIAGGQFAGHEVAYIVGLGGAGSSAALLYFCIAFGKVTISTLNSYGSFMCIATIISGFRGHLAISRLQRLLFVLAIVGAATLVALLGQHSFLSAFKSFILFLLTFFVPWSAVNLVDYYFITKERYDIPALADPQGRYGRWNWPGIIVYSVGVLVQMPFIDTKLYTGPMVEHLGGVDVSWLIGLVVPSVLYYLAARQRAHHAPVSMIVPESH is encoded by the coding sequence ATGACCAGCAAACCCGTATTCGAGCGGCGCTCGATCGACTACATCCCCGAAACTGAACGCCATGGGCGCGTGTACAGCCAGTTCACCCTGTGGCTCGGCGCCAACCTGCAGATCACTGCGATCGTGACCGGCGCGCTGGCCGTGGTGCTCGGTGGCGATGTGTTCTGGTCATTGATTGGCCTGTTGCTCGGCCAATTGATCGGTGGCGCGGTAATGGCCCTGCATGCAGCCCAGGGCCCACGCCTCGGGCTGCCGCAGATGATTTCCAGCCGCGTGCAGTTCGGGGTCTATGGCGCAGCCATACCGATGGTGCTGGTGTGCCTGATGTACCTGGGCTTTACCGCTACCGGCACGGTACTCTCCGGGCAGGCAATCGGCCAACTGTTGGACGTCAGCGACAGCGCCGGCATCCTGGTTTTCGCCAGCGTCATCGTTCTCGCCACCTTGGCCGGCTACCGGGTGATCCACTGGATCGGGCGAGTCGCCAGCGTGCTGGGGATCATTGCCTTCGTCTACCTGTTCAGCCGCATCCTGATGCTGGCCGACATCGGGCAACTACTGGACAACCGCCACTTCAGCTGGGCATCGTTCATGCTCGCGGTGTCACTTGCGGCGTCCTGGCAGATCGCCTTCGGCCCTTATGTCGCCGACTATTCGCGCTACCTGCCAAGCAGCACCTCGCCAGGCAAGACTTTCCTCGCTGCCGGGTTGGGCTCGGTGATCGGCGCGCAAGCATCAATGGTGCTCGGGGTATTTGCCGTGGCTATCGCCGGTGGCCAGTTCGCCGGCCATGAAGTGGCATACATCGTTGGCCTGGGCGGTGCCGGCAGCAGCGCAGCGCTGCTGTATTTCTGCATCGCCTTCGGCAAGGTGACCATCTCGACGCTGAATTCCTATGGCAGCTTCATGTGCATTGCCACCATCATCAGCGGCTTTCGCGGCCACTTGGCGATCAGTCGGCTACAGCGCCTGCTGTTCGTCCTGGCAATCGTCGGTGCCGCGACCCTGGTTGCCCTGCTTGGCCAGCATTCGTTTCTCAGCGCATTCAAGTCGTTCATCCTGTTCCTGCTGACGTTCTTCGTGCCGTGGAGCGCGGTCAACCTGGTCGACTACTACTTCATCACCAAGGAACGTTACGACATCCCTGCCCTCGCCGACCCACAGGGCCGCTATGGCCGCTGGAACTGGCCCGGGATCATCGTCTACAGCGTCGGCGTGCTGGTCCAGATGCCGTTCATCGACACCAAGCTGTACACGGGGCCGATGGTCGAGCACCTGGGCGGTGTGGATGTATCGTGGCTGATCGGCCTGGTAGTACCGAGCGTGCTGTACTACCTGGCGGCACGCCAGCGGGCCCACCACGCGCCCGTGTCGATGATCGTGCCTGAGAGTCACTGA
- a CDS encoding YbjQ family protein — protein sequence MIISTTSQLEGRPIADYLGVVSSESVQGINFVRDFFARFRDFFGGRSQTLESALREAREQATEELKARARQLQADAVVGVDFEISMPSVQGGMVVVFATGTAVRLK from the coding sequence ATGATCATTTCCACCACCAGCCAGCTTGAAGGCCGCCCGATTGCCGACTATCTGGGCGTGGTCAGCTCCGAATCGGTGCAGGGTATCAACTTCGTGCGCGATTTCTTTGCACGTTTCCGCGACTTCTTCGGCGGCCGCTCGCAAACCCTGGAAAGCGCACTGCGCGAGGCGCGGGAGCAGGCCACCGAAGAATTGAAAGCGCGGGCACGCCAGTTGCAAGCCGATGCTGTAGTGGGGGTGGATTTCGAGATCAGCATGCCATCGGTACAGGGCGGCATGGTCGTGGTATTTGCCACCGGCACGGCGGTGCGCCTGAAGTAG
- a CDS encoding DUF4157 domain-containing protein — MKRITMLLGLMLGLAQPALAGQACPPGQYQVCLMGCFCAPIDPGQAGQILKDVESVASSSLTYALQQARDEATANGVQPIPLHIRAQLEPWYDFAVLDAARYRVGDEQQMSAANALLQNPDVNAVTLIDTIIFRRPSDAEDNVALWAHELKHVQQYQQLGVEEFARRYTRNYDDLEAPAYKTEAEVRKALRERGSGQAR, encoded by the coding sequence ATGAAGCGGATCACTATGCTGCTGGGGCTGATGCTGGGGCTGGCCCAGCCTGCGCTGGCCGGCCAGGCTTGCCCGCCCGGGCAGTATCAGGTCTGCCTGATGGGCTGCTTCTGCGCCCCGATCGACCCCGGCCAGGCCGGGCAGATCCTCAAGGATGTGGAGAGCGTGGCCTCGTCCAGCCTGACCTACGCCTTGCAGCAAGCCCGTGACGAGGCCACCGCCAACGGCGTGCAACCGATCCCGTTGCACATCCGCGCGCAGCTCGAACCCTGGTATGACTTTGCCGTGCTCGACGCGGCGCGCTACCGGGTAGGTGACGAGCAGCAAATGAGCGCGGCCAATGCGCTGCTGCAGAACCCTGACGTGAACGCCGTGACGCTGATCGACACGATCATCTTCCGCCGCCCCTCCGATGCCGAGGACAACGTGGCCTTGTGGGCACACGAGCTCAAGCATGTGCAGCAGTATCAGCAGCTGGGTGTGGAAGAGTTCGCCCGGCGCTACACGCGCAACTACGACGACCTGGAAGCGCCGGCCTACAAGACCGAGGCTGAAGTGCGCAAGGCGCTGCGCGAGCGTGGTTCAGGGCAGGCCCGGTAA
- a CDS encoding DUF1294 domain-containing protein has product MAEAARGVRLEGVRNARLKLLLLGLLCLLPGLGAARMAWVDQAWWPLALYPAMSLISLLLYWQDKQQARTQAWRTPEKVLHASELLGGWPGALLAQQLFRHKTRKVSYQLVCWGIVLLHQVFWADWLLLGGRYLAVG; this is encoded by the coding sequence ATGGCTGAGGCGGCCAGGGGTGTACGCCTGGAAGGCGTACGCAACGCGCGCCTGAAGCTGCTGTTGTTGGGCCTGCTGTGCCTGCTGCCGGGCCTCGGCGCGGCGCGCATGGCCTGGGTCGACCAGGCCTGGTGGCCACTGGCGTTGTACCCGGCGATGAGCCTGATCAGCCTGCTGCTGTACTGGCAGGACAAGCAACAGGCCCGCACCCAGGCCTGGCGTACGCCAGAAAAGGTGCTGCATGCCAGTGAGCTGCTGGGTGGCTGGCCGGGGGCACTGCTGGCGCAACAGCTGTTCCGCCACAAGACCCGCAAGGTCTCGTATCAGCTGGTGTGCTGGGGGATCGTGCTGCTGCACCAGGTGTTCTGGGCGGACTGGCTGTTGCTTGGCGGGCGTTATCTGGCCGTTGGCTGA
- a CDS encoding EamA family transporter has product MPLKDLLIALVVIVAWGVNFVVIKVGLDGLPPMLLGALRFLLVAFPAILLVRRPRLPWRWLIAYGATISLGQFAFLFQAMYSGMPPGLASLILQSQAFFTLGFAALFLGERLRLASVLGLLVAASGLALIGSEDGGHVPMLALVLTLCGGAMWGLGNIITRRFGSVDLVALVIWGGLIPPLPFLVLSWWLEGPERIGHALANIGWSSVLALAYLAFVATMLGYSLWSKLLSRHPAGKVAPFSLLVPVIGLSSSALLLGERLTVTQGWGALLVMAGLLVNVFGARIGQRLRAVSA; this is encoded by the coding sequence ATGCCGCTCAAGGACCTGCTGATCGCCCTGGTGGTGATCGTCGCCTGGGGAGTCAACTTCGTGGTCATCAAGGTTGGCCTCGATGGCTTGCCGCCGATGTTGCTGGGGGCATTGCGCTTCTTGCTGGTGGCGTTTCCGGCCATCCTGTTGGTCAGGCGGCCCAGGTTGCCCTGGCGCTGGCTGATCGCCTACGGTGCGACCATTTCCCTGGGCCAGTTCGCCTTCCTGTTCCAGGCCATGTACAGCGGCATGCCACCAGGGCTGGCTTCGCTGATCCTGCAATCACAGGCGTTCTTCACGCTGGGTTTTGCTGCCCTGTTCCTGGGCGAGCGGCTGCGCCTGGCGAGCGTGCTCGGGCTATTGGTGGCCGCCAGCGGCCTGGCCCTCATCGGCAGCGAAGACGGTGGCCATGTACCGATGCTGGCGCTGGTGCTGACCCTGTGCGGCGGCGCCATGTGGGGCCTGGGCAACATCATTACCCGCCGCTTTGGCTCGGTTGACCTGGTGGCGCTGGTGATCTGGGGCGGGCTGATTCCGCCGCTGCCGTTCCTGGTATTGTCCTGGTGGCTGGAAGGGCCTGAGCGCATTGGTCATGCCTTGGCCAACATCGGTTGGAGTTCGGTGCTGGCCCTGGCCTACCTGGCGTTCGTCGCCACCATGCTGGGCTACAGCCTGTGGAGCAAGCTGCTGTCGCGTCATCCAGCTGGCAAAGTGGCACCGTTCTCGCTGCTGGTGCCGGTGATCGGCTTGAGTTCATCGGCGCTGTTGCTGGGCGAGCGTCTGACGGTAACGCAGGGTTGGGGTGCCTTGCTGGTGATGGCAGGGTTGCTGGTAAACGTGTTCGGTGCGCGCATCGGCCAGCGCTTGCGCGCGGTCAGCGCATGA
- a CDS encoding bile acid:sodium symporter family protein, which translates to MKYLRMLFDNFTLALLGVVLIATVLPCSGDGAVYFGWLTNLAIGLLFFLHGAKLSREAIIAGAGHWRLHGLVFACTFVLFPLLGLAFKPLFVPLVGNELYLGVLYLCALPATVQSAIAFTSLARGNVPAAICSAAASSLLGIFLTPLLVMLLLGASGDTGSGLYAVLKITLQLLVPFVAGQLARRWIGAWVKRNARWLKVVDQGSILLVVYTAFSEAVVTGLWHTVSPQHLAGLFAVCAILLAVVLFGTRQLGKLLGFALEDRITILFAGSKKSLATGVPMAQVLFVGSGIGAMILPLMLFHQIQLMVCAVLAQRYASREQAAGEASATS; encoded by the coding sequence ATGAAGTATTTGCGCATGCTGTTCGACAACTTCACCCTGGCGTTGCTCGGGGTGGTCCTGATTGCCACCGTGCTGCCCTGCTCGGGCGACGGCGCGGTGTATTTCGGCTGGCTGACCAACCTGGCCATCGGCCTGCTGTTCTTCCTGCATGGGGCCAAACTGTCGCGCGAGGCGATCATCGCCGGTGCCGGGCACTGGCGCCTGCATGGGCTGGTGTTCGCCTGCACCTTCGTGCTGTTCCCGCTGCTGGGCCTGGCGTTCAAGCCGCTGTTCGTACCGCTGGTGGGCAACGAGCTGTACCTGGGCGTCTTGTACCTGTGTGCCTTGCCGGCCACCGTGCAGTCAGCCATTGCCTTCACTTCGCTGGCACGCGGTAACGTGCCGGCAGCCATCTGCAGCGCGGCGGCATCGAGCCTGCTGGGCATCTTCCTCACGCCCTTGCTGGTCATGCTGCTGCTGGGCGCCAGCGGTGATACCGGCTCAGGCCTGTATGCGGTGCTGAAGATCACCCTGCAGCTGCTGGTGCCGTTCGTGGCCGGGCAGCTCGCGCGGCGCTGGATCGGCGCCTGGGTCAAGCGCAATGCACGCTGGTTGAAGGTAGTGGACCAGGGCTCGATCCTGCTGGTGGTGTATACCGCCTTCAGCGAGGCGGTGGTCACCGGCTTGTGGCACACGGTATCGCCGCAGCACTTGGCCGGATTGTTTGCCGTATGCGCGATCCTGCTGGCGGTGGTGCTGTTTGGTACCCGCCAGTTGGGCAAGCTGCTGGGCTTTGCCCTGGAGGACCGCATCACCATCCTGTTCGCCGGCTCGAAGAAAAGCCTGGCCACCGGGGTACCGATGGCCCAGGTGCTGTTCGTTGGCAGTGGCATCGGCGCGATGATCTTGCCGCTGATGCTGTTCCACCAAATCCAGCTGATGGTCTGTGCAGTGCTGGCGCAACGTTATGCCAGCCGCGAGCAGGCGGCTGGAGAGGCTTCGGCGACATCCTGA
- a CDS encoding cupin domain-containing protein, whose translation MDTGTRLKLVRERNNLSQRELARRSGLTNSTISQIEQNRVSPSVSSLKKLLEGIPMSLAEFFSFDEPVREERYVFRAGEQPDLGRNGLRMLLVGASVEGRQMRMLRELYAPGADSGEPIVHAEGEECGLVTRGTVELWVDGQVSVLNSGDGYYIPTTLPHSFKNIGPDEAEIISANTPANF comes from the coding sequence ATGGACACGGGGACGCGACTCAAACTGGTGCGTGAACGCAACAACCTCTCCCAACGGGAACTGGCCCGCCGCAGCGGGCTGACCAATTCGACGATCTCGCAGATCGAACAGAATCGCGTCAGCCCTTCGGTCAGCTCCCTGAAAAAACTGCTCGAAGGCATTCCCATGAGCCTGGCGGAGTTCTTCAGCTTCGACGAACCGGTGCGCGAAGAACGCTACGTATTCCGTGCTGGCGAACAGCCAGACCTGGGGCGCAACGGCCTGCGCATGCTGCTGGTCGGTGCCAGTGTCGAAGGCCGGCAGATGCGTATGCTGCGCGAGCTGTATGCACCGGGCGCTGACTCGGGCGAGCCGATCGTGCATGCCGAGGGTGAAGAGTGTGGCCTGGTCACCCGCGGCACTGTCGAGTTGTGGGTCGATGGGCAGGTCAGCGTGCTCAACTCGGGCGATGGCTACTACATTCCCACCACCTTGCCGCACAGTTTCAAGAATATCGGCCCGGACGAGGCCGAGATCATCAGCGCCAACACCCCGGCGAATTTCTGA
- the ampC gene encoding class C beta-lactamase: MPFPRLAAVAAALTLALGHSAAEADDQLQAKVDRIIRPLMQEQGISGMAVALYARDHAHYFNYGVASKDDPVPVSRDTLFEIGSLSKTYTATLAALASAEGKLDLGAPAKRYHPALAGAPLGEASVLDLGTYSADCLPLQFPDTVQTAQQVVDFFRHWQPRAKAGTQRCYSNPSLGLFGDLAARAQHQPFSALMSEGLLAKMGLQNTYLQVPADAQGLYAQGYDASDRPVRVGPGPYADEAYGIKTSASDLLRYVRLYMQPEGLPPALLQATTITRQGYFQVGAMTQGLGWERYPYPVTLATLVDGNSPRLIREPQAATRLQPALPALSAAWYNKTGSTNGFGAYAAFVPSEQLAIVLLANRNYPNEARVRAAFEILSGL, encoded by the coding sequence ATGCCCTTCCCCCGCCTGGCCGCAGTTGCAGCCGCCCTCACCCTCGCTCTAGGCCACAGCGCCGCCGAAGCCGATGACCAGCTGCAGGCCAAGGTCGACCGGATCATCCGTCCGCTGATGCAGGAACAAGGCATTTCCGGGATGGCCGTGGCGCTCTATGCCCGCGACCACGCGCACTATTTCAACTACGGCGTGGCGAGCAAGGACGACCCTGTACCGGTCAGCCGCGACACGCTGTTTGAAATCGGTTCGCTGAGCAAGACCTACACCGCTACCCTGGCCGCACTGGCCAGTGCCGAGGGCAAACTGGACCTCGGCGCCCCGGCCAAGCGCTATCACCCTGCGCTGGCCGGGGCGCCTCTCGGCGAGGCAAGCGTGCTGGACCTGGGCACCTATAGCGCCGACTGCCTGCCGTTGCAGTTCCCGGACACGGTGCAGACCGCACAGCAGGTAGTCGATTTCTTCCGTCACTGGCAGCCCCGGGCCAAAGCGGGCACCCAGCGCTGCTATTCCAACCCCAGCCTGGGGCTGTTCGGCGACCTGGCCGCTCGCGCCCAGCATCAACCGTTCTCGGCCCTGATGAGTGAAGGCCTGCTGGCGAAAATGGGCCTGCAGAACACCTACCTGCAGGTCCCGGCCGATGCCCAGGGGCTGTATGCCCAAGGCTACGACGCCAGCGACAGGCCGGTACGGGTCGGCCCCGGTCCCTACGCAGATGAGGCGTACGGCATCAAGACCAGCGCCAGCGACCTGTTGCGCTATGTGCGCCTCTACATGCAACCGGAAGGCCTGCCCCCTGCTCTGCTGCAGGCCACAACCATTACCCGACAGGGCTACTTCCAGGTTGGCGCCATGACCCAGGGCCTGGGTTGGGAGCGTTACCCGTATCCGGTCACGCTGGCTACCCTGGTCGACGGCAACAGCCCGCGACTCATTCGCGAACCGCAGGCAGCCACACGCTTGCAACCTGCCCTGCCCGCGTTGTCGGCGGCCTGGTACAACAAGACCGGCTCGACCAATGGTTTCGGTGCCTACGCCGCGTTCGTGCCCTCCGAGCAACTGGCGATCGTGTTACTGGCCAACCGCAACTACCCCAACGAAGCCCGCGTACGCGCCGCCTTCGAGATCCTTTCAGGACTGTAG
- a CDS encoding MmcQ/YjbR family DNA-binding protein: MSERHMSETEVPAYCLSLPGAREDYKWGGIRVFSVAGNKMFAVLDLAGAGLSFKVADELFLGYCDRPGVRPAPYLARARWISMAPPYPMGRDELCDLLRRSHQLVVQRLPKRLQAGLLL, from the coding sequence ATGTCTGAACGGCACATGAGCGAAACCGAGGTGCCGGCGTACTGCCTGAGCCTGCCCGGGGCGCGGGAAGACTACAAATGGGGTGGCATTCGGGTGTTCTCGGTGGCGGGCAACAAGATGTTCGCGGTGCTCGACCTGGCGGGCGCTGGCTTGTCGTTCAAGGTCGCCGACGAGCTGTTTCTCGGCTATTGCGATCGCCCGGGGGTGCGGCCTGCGCCGTATCTGGCACGGGCGCGGTGGATCAGCATGGCGCCGCCCTATCCGATGGGGCGCGACGAGCTGTGTGATTTGCTGCGGCGCTCGCACCAGCTGGTGGTCCAGCGCTTGCCCAAACGACTGCAGGCAGGGCTACTGCTTTGA